A window of Variovorax sp. HW608 genomic DNA:
TTCCATGCGCTCGCACAATGCCATGCTCCACCTATGATCCGAGGCACATCGCCTCGTGGGCGGCGGCTTTTAAGCGAGGCTGCTCACCCAAAGCGTCCGCTATCACGCTTGCTGCCATGGCGATCAGACAATCCAAGTCCTCGCTCAGCAAGTTATTCGCGCCAGCCTTGATTCGCAGTGCGCCGAGCCCGAACTGAAGCCCGATGTACGGCTGTATGGAAATGTCGCGTTGCTGCACGGCAAACGCTCGGGAGCTCACCCCGCCAGGAGCCTCAGCGTCGCCAATGGAAGAAAAGCCCAAGGCCACAATCTGATTCAGAAACATCGCATCCGATCGTCTCAATGCTGCATGGCCTGAAGAGACAACGTAGATGCGCGCTGTTGCCCGTGTCGAATGTACCGGAACGCTAACAAAAGAACTCGCTCCAAGCAGATCGACGAGACACTGAATGCCGTCGACATTCAATCCGACCCATGCGCGTGCTCGGAGGTCGTACGCCGCGCATCTGGCCTTTGCATCATGATGCAGTTGTTGGTAGGTGACGAGATGCTCGTCGGGCAAACCCACCAAAACCGCCGCCGCGCCAGCATCAAAGGGCAGGGAAACGGACTCGACTTCATTCTCTTTGACGATGCGCAGCGAGTAGCCGGACGAGCGGAAGTCACGCGAGACCATGATGCAGAGCGTGGCTGAGAAGAATTCTCGGATTAATCCGAGCACACGCTCCAATGCGAGCTCCCGCCCCAAACTCGGATTCGAGGCGCGGGCAATCTCACGCAGGAGCATCAGGCGCCGACGGGCCATCAGGCCCAACTCAAAGCGGATGCGGGCGATGTTTCGCACGGTGGCGCCCCCATCTATATTTCGATTGAGTGCGATGGCGTCCATTGTTTTGTTCTGAGACGTTGGTCCGTGACTGATTGCTGTGCATGCCGCTCGAATCGTGTTTTTAGCGCAAAGGCAGTCATAAGTTTCCTATTGCAGATGAAATAAAGAACTGAATTCTTTGAAAGCCATGCGATGCGTGAAATTTGCCGCAGCCTCCAGCCTTCGCACTGATGGGATCCGGACGTTGAGGAATGTCGGCCCGAGAGAACACCGGATTGCGCGGACAGTGTCTGAGAGCGCGCCTCTAGCGCAACCCGCCGCCTAGCATCGGCAGTAGCGTGCGCACCACCTGGATCGCGGCCGGACCGATGACCACCATGATGATCGACGGGAACACGCACACCACCAGCGGAAACAGCATCTTCGTCGGCACCTTCGCGGCCAGTTCCTCGGCGCGCATCTGGCGCTTATGCCGCAGGTCGTCCGAGAACACCCGCAGTGATTCGCCGATGCTGGTGCCGAATTTGTCGGCCTGCGTCAGCATGGTGGCGAAGGTTCCAATCTCCTCGACGCCGGTGCGCAGTGCAAGATTGCGTAACGCCTTGTCGCGGGCGCTGCCGGCGCGCATCTCGAGATTGGTCCAGTGCAGTTCCTGCGCCAATGCCTCGCTCTTGATGCGTATCTCGTCAGTCACCTTGGTCAGCGCCGCATCGAGGCCCAAGCCGGCCTCCACGCAGACCAGCATCAGATCGGCAGCATCGGGGAAGTTCTCGAAGATCTCGCGTTTGCGCCCCCTGGCGCATAACCAGAGGTAGGCATTCGGCAAATAGCAAGCGAAAAGCGCGGCAATGAGCAGCCAGAGGATGAGCGTCATCCCCTCGGTCTGCTTGAACCCGCGCAGCAGGACGAAGGTCATGACGCCAAACAGCAGGGGCAGCACGGATTTGATGCCGAAATAGATCAGGCTCGCATCACGGTGCCGTATGCCGGCCCGGAGGAATTTGAGGCGAAGCGGCGACGCTTCCTCGTCGCCGGTCGGCGAGGAAAGCTGCGCGAAGGGCCCCACGAGTTTGACGACGGTCTCGGTCCACTGCGACTTTTCGGGCGGGGAGAACGCCTTCAGACGCTGTTCGGCCCGGGTCGGCGCCCACCACAAGTAAACGCCCGCGAACCCCAGCGTGACGGCGAGGAAGACTAACGCGGAAAGAACGAGCATGGAAGTCTCCTAGACGCGAATGCGCACGATCCGACTGAGAATGAGCGCACCGATGAACATCAGCGTAAGCATGTACTTGATGATCGCGAGGCCAATCGGATCAGTCCAGAAAGGCTGCATGAACTTCGGATTGCCCCAGTTCATGAGTGCCGCCAGCAGGAAGGGCATGAGGCCGAGGACCCATGCCGAGAGCCGCGCATCGGCAGAGAGCACGCGCACCTTGGCCAGCAGCTTCAATCGCTCGCGAATCAGGCGGCTCAGGTTGCCGAGCACTTCGGTCAGGTTGCCGCCCGACTCGCGCTGGATCAGCACCGCCACCACGAAATAGCGCAGATCCGTGATCGGGACTCGCTCGGTCAAGTTGGCCATGGCCTGCTGGAGCGACACGCCGAAGTTGACCTCGTCATGCACTATGCGGAATTCCGAGGCGATCGGCTCCGCCATTTCCTCGCCGACCATTTGCAAGCCAGAGGAAAAGGCATGACCGGCGCGCAGCGACCGCGTCATGAGGTCGAGCGCCTCCGGCAACTGCTGCTCAAGGCGCTTCAGACGCTTGCTGCGCCGATAGCTCAGGTAAACGAAGGGCGCCAGCGCGAGCGTTCCGCCTGCAATCAGACCGAATGCTTCGGATTGGTGTCCGATCACCATGGCCGCCATGCCTCCTGAGACGCCGAGTGCAACGCACCCGAGCAGCAGCTTCGAGACCGTCCAATTGAGCCCGGATTGGAGAATCAGCCGGTCCAGCTCTCTCGCGCGCGGCATCCGAAGCAACCAGCGCTCCAGCGCCGGGACTTCGCTGAGCATGCGTTCCTTGAGGATCTTTGCCTGCGGCGTGTTGTCGCGCGAGCCCGAGAGCGCCTGCAGCCGTTTCTCGAGCTGCCGTGCCTCGGGACTCTTGTATGACTTCCACAGCAAGTAGAGGCCTTCGAGCAGCAGCAGCATGGCGACGAACACCAGCACCACGACCGTGAGCAGGGAATTGCCCGTGAAGTCTTGCATGATCGTGGCTCCTCACTGGTATCTTTTTGCCGGATCGAAGATCTCGTCCGGCAAAGGCACGCCGAAGGCGCGCAGCCGGTCGGCGAACTTGGGGCGCACGCCGGTCGCATGGAAGTAGCCTTCCACCTGGCCTTCCGGGCCGACGCCGGTCTGGCGGTAGGCAAAGATCTCCTGCATGGTGATGACCTCGCCTTCCATGCCGGTGATCTCCTGGATGCTCGTGATCTTGCGCTTGCCGTCGGTCATGCGCAGTGCCTGGATGACCACCGTGATGGCCGAGGCGATCTGCTGGCGCGCCGCGCGGTGCGGCAGGTTGAGGTTGGCCATGCCGATCATGTTCTCGAGCCGCGAGAGCGCATCGCGCGGGTTGTTGGCATGGATGGTGGTCAGCGAGCCTTCGTGGCCCGTGTTCATGGCCTGCAGCATGTCGACAGCTTCGGCGCCGCGCACCTCGCCGATCACGATACGGTCGGGCCGCATGCGCAGCGCGTTGCGCACCAGCGCGCGCTGCGTGATCTCGCCGCGGCCCTCGATGTTGGCCGGCCGCGTCTCCAGGCGCACCACGTGCGGCTGTTGCATCTGCAGCTCCGCCGCATCCTCGATGGTCACCACGCGTTCCGCTTCCGGGATGTAGCCCGAGAGGATGTTCAGCAGCGTGGTCTTGCCGGCGCCCGTCCCGCCCGAGATGATCATGTTGACCTTGGACTTGCTGAGCGCCTCGAGCATCTGGGCCATTTGCGGCGTCAGGCTCTTCAAGTCCTCGACGAGATTCTGCATCTTCAGCGGCTTGTGCGCGAAGCGGCGGATCGACATCATCGCCCCGTCGAGCGCAATGGGCTGGATCACCGCGTTCACGCGCGAGCCGTCGGGCAGGCGCGCATCGACCATCGGGCTCGACTCGTCGATGCGCCGCCCGATGCGCGAGACGATCTTGTCGATGATGCGCAGCAGGTGTTTCTCATCCGTAAAGGCGATCGAGGTCAGCTCCAGGCGCCCGCGGCGCTCGACATAGATCTGGTCGAAGCGGTTCACGAGAATGTCCGAGACTGTCGGGTCGGCCATCAGCACCTCGATCGGTCCGAAGCCCAGCATCTCGTGCTGGATGTCGCGGATCAGCGTGCGGCTCTCGAGATCGTTGACCGCCGCCTGCTCTTCCAGCACGAGGCGGCCGACCATGGTCGCAATCTCATTGCGCAGGGCCTCCGGCGTCAGCGTGTCCAGCGCGGCCAGGTCAAACTTCTCGAGCAGCTTGAGATGCAGCCGGCTCTTGAGCGCCTTGTAGGCATCCGAAGTTCCGGCATTGGCGGCTTCGTCGGAGGCGACATGCAGCATGGGACGGGCGGCGGACTCCGCTGCCACCACATTGAGTTTTTCACGCAGGGACATGGGTGCCTTTCGAGGATCAGGCCCGGCCGAACAGCCGGTTGAAGAGACTTGGACTGACTTCCTGACGCGGGGACAGGGCATAGACCAGCTCGCCCAGGTCACGCACCACCGGGCTGGAGCGCGCGAGTCGCGCCAGCGGGACACCGCGATTGATGGCGGCGGCCACTTCCTTCGGCGCATCGGCGATCAGGCGATGCCCGGCGTCGCCCAGCGACCGGCGCACCTCCTGCGCGCCGATTTCGCCGATCTTGTCGAAGCGGTTGATCAGCGGCTCGATCTTGTCCTGCGCATAGCCCAGCGACTTGAAGACGCCGAGCAGCTTGCGGGCGTTGCGCAAGCCGGGCAGGCCGGCCTGCAGCACGGGATAGATGCGATGCGCGCGGTCGAGCGCGCGGATCGACAGGGTGTCCAGCGCGCGCGACATATCGAGCAGGACGAAGTCGTACGTGAGCACGGCGAGACCCAGGATGGCATCGATGTGCTCGGGCTGCACCTCCATGGCCATGGAAGGATCCTCGGGGGCTGCCAGCAAGCTGAAGCTCGGCGTGACCTTGACCGCGCTGGCCGCGAGGAAGGAGGCATCGAGCCGGTTGAACTCGCGGGCCACGTCCGCGATGGTCGACTTGGGCTTTTCATCGCTCACGAAGGACAGCGCGTCGCCGAACTGCAGGTTCAGGTCCACCAGCAGCACCGAGTTGTGCTCCGCGAGCTGCCAGCCCAGGTTGGTCGCGAGAAAGGTGGCACCGCTGCCACCCTTGCACGGCATGAAGGCCAGCAGCTTTCCGCCTGCGTGGCCGTGCGAGCCCGCGAGCTTGGCTGCGACACGCTGGACCATGGCCTCGAGCGCAGCGGGGCCGGCGGGCGAAGGCAGTACCTCGCGCACGCCGGCGCGCATCGAGTTGAGCAGGAATTCGGGCGTGTGCGTCGCGCACAGCAGCACGATCGCGGTCTTCGGATGATGCGTCGTCACGTGCTCGACCAACACCAGTTCGTTGGCATCGCAGCACATGCCGTCGACCAGCAGCAGGTCAGGCTGCTCCTGCTCCACGACAGACCGCATCCGGCTCTTGCCGCCGTCGAAAGTCAACACGGTGTGGCCTCGAGCACTCAGAACCGGAGACATGTTGTCGAGGTGGGCCCGATTGGGCGAGATGATGGCAATTTTCATTTCGTGCATCCAATCTTCTTTACGAGCAGATGGCGGGGCTATTGGGATCCTGGCGCATGATTTCCCTGGGCAGGAAGGTCGAGAAAGTCGGCATCGGAATGGGCGCGAGCGCGGCCGCACCGGCAATCGGCGAAATCCATTGATAGTCGAGTCCCGTGATGGTCACGGTGACCCCTTCGCAGGTTGCGGCGTTGCAGCCTGCCGGAATCCAGGCCAGGTTGATGGTGGTGATCTGCGGCAGCAGGGCCTGCATCCTGGCCAGCACCTGTGCCTGGTTGCCGGTGTCGTCGCATACGACCGCGTAGCGGGCGCCTGCCCTCGTCGCTTCGTTGGCCGCGCCCCAGGTAAAGAGCATGCGGGCGAAATCCGTGATCCCCAAGAGGAGCATGAGGAACACGATGAGGCCGAGTGCGAATTCGACCGTTGTGGCGCCGGATTGCCGATGCATCATGTGGCGGCCCTCATGGTGGCAGTGATGTCGCTGAAGACGATGTCACCGTTGGCATTGGCAAAGACAGTGCCGAACACGCCGGCAAAGAGCGAATGGAAGGTGAAGTTGGTCACCCGAACCGTCACCGTGTTCACCACCGGGTTCGTGCCTGCGGTTTGCCAGGTGCAGCAGCTCGCAACCGGCACATTGGCGAGCGTCAGACCCCGGACAAGGGGCGTGCCGGAGCCCGCGGGATTGCCATACACGATAAGGTTTCGTGCTTCGTTGATCTTGGTGCCCGGCGTCTGGAAAGACAGGTACCGCACGGCATCGCGCGTCGACTTGGTCACGGCGTTGTATTCGTAGAACGCGCGACCGAATTCGGTCGTGGTGAAGGTCAGGAGCAGCAGCAAGGGAGTGATCAGGGCCAGTTCCACCAGTGCCACACCGCGTTGTCTTTGTCTATTTCTCATCGGATCACCTCACCAGGACGGGAACCAGCGGGCCCGCCGCGCCGCCCGCCAGTCCGCTCGTCGTGCACGGACTATTCGTGGCCGACGCATTGCCCCTGAACTCGAGCTGGACGTTCGTCATGGGGATCGAGAGCGGCTGCAGCATGAACATGCATGCATAGTCGATCACGCCGTTGGCGGCATTGATCACGGGAACCGTGACGATCCTTCGGCTGCGTCCGTACTGCTTGTGGCCGCCGGTCGTATTGCCGGGCGCGGCCAGGTTCTGGAAACTGTTCAACGACAGGCCGGTGATCGATTCGCAGCTGTTCGCGCCGTTGACCTTGGTTCCCGTGTCGGCGCACGAAGCGAATGACTGGCGCTTGGTCAGAAAATTCTGTGCGGTCGGCGAAGCCGCGCCGGGTGCCGGCCCGTCATAGGCACTCTGCTTGGCCGGCCAGTTGGTGGCGGTATAGGCGTAGCCGGTGTAGTCCGGATTACCCACCGTCGAGGCCGGGCTGCCGGAGTTCTTGTAGATCCCGAAGCGATAGTTCCATGCATCGGCCACGGAGGTCTGCACGCCGGGTGTGCCCAAGGTGTCGCCCACCTTGGTGCCGCAGTGACCGTTCAGCTCGGCTTCCGTTTCGGCGGCATTGTTCGATCCGTCGAGATTGGCCCAGCCAATCTCACCGCCGGCTGCGGCATTCTGCGCGTTGATCAGAGTGACCCATTCGCCGACCGCGAACCCATAGTTCGGAGCGGTGCCGGTTGGCTTGGGTTTGAGCGCGAGCGGCACCGGGCAGGTGGTCTGCGCGCTGGCGCGCGTGGCGACGGCCATGGCCCCAACATTGCCTGTCGGCGGGTAGGCAGTGGCGTCGCCGGTGAACGCCCCCATCATTTTCAAGAGCCACATGTTGACGTTGGACTGCGTGTGCTGGCACTGCGCATATCGGGCTACAGCCGGGACCGTGGTCGGCACATAAGCCGAATCCCTGAACGTAATGCTCGCGTCGACTAGCTGGCCTTGGCCGTCCCAGGCGGTCGATTGCATGTTGACGCGGTTCAAGTTCCCCGAAGTCTTGCCGGCGCTTCGGGCACGATCCAGTGCCGTTGGCTGGCCGTCGAGTTCCTGGGCTGCCGCGAGCGCGCAACTATCCAGGGCCGTTTGCAACTCTGTCTGGACAACGAACAGATGTCCCAAGTCAAGGGCGATGCCCATGAAGCCGAGCAGGAACAAAAGGAACAGCGCAGCTGTGACAATGAATGCGCCCCGCTGTCGTTGAAAGCTGGCGAGCTTTGGCATAGGGTGGACGCTCATGGATGGGTGTTGCAGAAGGCGTTGGTCAGGCGCAGACGCCCGTCAGGCACGCCAGGAATCGCGCGATGAAGCCGGCAAAATTGGCGCCAATGATCAGAGGCTGCAAGGCCAGTACGAGCGCGATAGAGATCATCGCGATGATCAGCGCGTATTCGACGACGTGCGCGCCTTCCTCTTGTCGAATCAAACGTGCTAGCACTTCTCTCTCCTCGTTGAAGACTTCAACTGGAACCGACGTCCAAAATGCGCGACTGGCAGCGCTCGTGCATTGGCGCTGCCGTCGCACAGCGAATCAGACGCACGAACCAGGAGTGGTATTGGTCAGGCAGGTCGTCACTCGCGCGATGAACGTGGCAAACGGGTTGTTTGCACCACCAGCGATGGCCGAAAGCGCAATGACCAAGGCGATCGACACGACCGCGATGATCAGCGCGTACTCGACGACTTGTGCGCCGTCTTCTTCGATTGCCAGGCCACGGAGGGATTTGCCAATGGCATTCATATATTCACTTGCAGGAACCAGGAGTGGTATTGGTCAGGCAGGTCGTCACTCGCGCGATGAACGTGGCGAACGGGTTGTTTGCACCACCAGCGATGGCCGAAAGCGCAATGACCAAGGCGATCGACACGACCGCGATGATGAGCGCGTACTCGACGACTTGTGCGCCGTCTTCTTCGATTGCCAGGCCACGGAGGAATTTGCGAATGGAGTTCATATATTCACCTATAAGAATATGCTTGATTGAGAAAACGAAAATCTGGTTGCGTGTTCTTTCTTCGATAGGCTGGACTCCTTTCAGAAGAGGTCGTTTGATCGATAGGTGCGCAAGGACTAGCGGGCGCCGCCGCCCCCGATGGCGCCACCGATGTTGATGACATTCACTGCCGGCGGCGGCTCCTTGAAGCTCTCGTGATAGCGGATGAGCGTGTCATGCGCCGCTTGGCCATCGAGGCCCAGCGCCATGTCCGGGTTCTTCCTCCCGGCGTCCGGGTCTATGGTCTGCATCCGCTTCGCATCGCGAACGGCATCGCCGAAGCGCGCGTCGTAGTTCGGGGTCACGTGCTGGCAGCCCGCCGTCAGCACGGCGACCAGCAAGGCCAGGGTTTGGGTCTTCATGGTCTGCACTCCTTATTGCTGCTGGAATTGCGGCGGCGGCGCGTCGGCCGGCGGCGTGGCGCTCTCGACTGCGCCGTTCAGGTACACCTCGGCGCGGGTCGGCACCACGTGGTTGTCGGTGGGCAGGCGCGGCGCTTCGGGCAGGGGCTTGACCAAGCGCGGCGTGATCACGAACAGCAGTTCGCTCTGGTCGGTCTGGAACTCCGTGCTGCGTGCCAGCGCGCCCATCACGGGGATCTCGCCGAGGCCCGGGAAGCGCTTGATGGTCTCGGTCATGTTGTTCTTGATGAGACCCGCGATCACGAAGCTCTGTCCGTCGTTGAGCTGCACGGTGGTGTCCGCGCGGCGCACCGTGAGGGAAGGCAGCACGGCGGTGACGTTGTTGACCGTTGTGAACGGCGAACCGGTCTGAGACAGGTCCGACACTTCGGAGACCATCTTGAGATTGATCCGGCCGCCGTTCAGGACCGTGGGCGTGAACTTCACGCCGATGCCGAATTCCTTCTCCTCGAGCGTGATGGTGGGCGCCAGCGTTCCGGTGGCGCTCTGCGATACCGGAATGAAGATCTTTCCGCCCGAGAGAAAGCTGGCCTGCTGCCCGCTGATCGCCATCACGTTGGGCTCGGCCAGCACGCGGACGATGCCGTCATCCTTCTGGCCATCCAGCTGGAGCTGCGCGCGCCCAACGCGCAGCGCTTCGATCAGCCCCGCACCGCCGCTCAGGAAGTTCGACAGCAGCGTGTAGGTGTTCATGCCGCCGCTGTAGCTCTTGGTGAGGGCCAGGCTGGCGCCGAGCTTGTCGAGCAGGGTCTTGCTGACCTCGGCAATCTTCACCTCGAGCATCACCTGCTGCGGCGCCGCGGTGCGCAGCATGTTCACGACCTTCTTGGCGTCGCCGTAGGAGGCCGCGAGGGTCATGACCTCGTCCAGCTTGCCGGGGTCGCTGACCTCGCCGCTGAGCACCAGCGAGTTCTCGGCGCCGCGCACCTTGATGCGGTTCTCGCCGGGCATCAGTTCCGCGAGCTTGGCCTGCAGGGCGCCCGGGTCGACGGTGACGACGATGTCCTTGATGAAGCACACGCCTTCGGCGTTCTGCATGATCACGTTCATCGAGCCCGCGCGCTTGCCGCGGAAGAACAGATCCGTGGGGCTCAGCAGCATGACTTCCATCTCGGCCACGCCGTCCTGCGCATTCGCCTGCATCGGCGGCGCGCCCATCGGCATCCCTGGTGTGGGCGCGTAGCCGTTGGCTGGCATGGCTACGGGGCGCGGCGACGGCGGCTGGCCGCTCACGAGTATCCGGGTCACGCGAGACTTGAGCGGAATGACCGTCGACTTGCCGAGTGTCACCGTGGCTGGCGTGTCGACCTCCACGCGCGAGCAGCGCTTGTGCTCGGAGAACTGCGCCGAGGCCATCGCAGGCGCGGTGGCGGATGCGGCCACCGCCGAGCCCTGCACGGGCATCGTCTGCCCGACCGCCCCGGGGCCCGTCATCAGCAGTGCGCAGGCGGCGAAAGCAATGGCCGTCTTGCTGGATCTAAACATATGAGTGGTCACGAGCTGGGCTCCTCGGGTGATGAGTTCAGAAACAGCTCAGCGAGCGGCTGGCGTTCTGCACGACTTCGACGCATTGCGACGCGGGCAGGGCCACCGGCCGGGGCCGGGGCGCATTGGGCTTGGCTTCGGACACGACCTTGGCGGGCGCCAGCGCCGCCGCGGGCGCTTCCTTGATGCCGAAGAGCTGGTTCTTGGTGATGCCGTCGGTGGCCACGGTGTCGCCGTCGATCTGGTTGCGCAGCACCAGCGACAGGGTGCCGACGCTGCGCGCGAGGTCGAGCTTCTCGGAGTCCTCGAGACTCAGTTCGAGCGTCACGGCGCTTACCACCTTGGGCTTGGTGTCGTCGCGGCCTGCCTCCTGGGCCACGGCCAGCACGAGCACGCGTTCGAGCACGGTCTTGCTGATCGGCCTGGCTTCCTCGCCCTTGCCCTTGTCCTGCTGGGCATGGACCACCACGTCCACGTAGTTGCCCGGCAGCGCGAAGCCCGCGACGCCGACGACGTCGTTGACCCGCACGGTCATCGCGCGCTTGCCCGGCGAGATCACGGCCGAGAGGCCGCCCTGCGTGCCCTTGGGCGCGAGCTTGCCTTCGAGCACCGCCTCGCCGCGCAGGATGCCGACTTTCGCGACGCGCTCCTGCAGGTCCTTGAGGTCCGAGTAGGTGCCTGGCGGCAGCGAGCCGCTGGGCCAGTCGGTGACCGAGAGCATCTGCTCGTTGATGCGACTGCCGAGCTCGATATCGACAGTCGCCACGACCACCTTGTTCGATGCAATGCTGCCCTTGCGGGCGACCCAGCCGGCCGCATAGACCGCGGCGGCCAGGCCGAGCAGGACGGCCAGGATCATCAGGGAAATGGCTTTGAGATTCCTCATGGGTTTGCCCCTTGCTTTCGTGCTTCGAGACGGGCTACGACGCGTAGCCCAGTTGCCGGGCTACCACGTAGCCGATGGTTCCGAGGGCGATGCTGACCCCGTATGGCAGCTTGCCGACAGACTTGGTGACGGTGCCTTGCATGTCCGGCCGCGTGCTGGTGATCGCGGCCAGGATCAGGCTGCCGAAGATGCCCTTGATGTTGAGCAGCACGCGCCCGAAGGCCCGGTGCGCGATGCCGTAGCCGAGGGCGAAGATGCCGCCCACGATGAACACGTAGAGCGCGGCATAGAACGCATCGCTCGCGCCGAGAAAGGCACCCGCCATCGCCATGAGCTTGACGTCGCCCGCACCCATGGCGCGCAGGATGTACATGGGCAGCATCAGCAGGAGCCCGACCCACAGGCCGCCGAAGGCCCACAAGAATCCCGCGTGGAAGGGAAACGGGACGACCGTGTTGTAGATCAGCGCAAAGGTCGCGCCGCCATAGGTCAGCCAGTTCGGGATCTTGAACGTCCGGTAGTCGCGGGCGGCGCCGATCACCAGGAGAGCAATCAGCACGCTCGTGCGCGGATCTGTCAGCAGCATGCCGAGCAGTTCGAGCAGGGATCGGAATTCCGCGTTCATATGTGTATGAAAGAATTACTTGTAAGCCAATGTAGTTACAGGGGGAACGGGGCACATGAGAGATTCATCCCCTTTTGCATGGGACTTAACTCCCATGCCCTACGGCCCTACCTAGTACGAAAGTCCTAGGATTTGGTTGAACTCGGTTTGAAGCCCGCGCCTGCCGGGCGCGGCGGGGCACTGACTCGGCGCGGTCATGGAATCCACGCGCACCCTCAAAGCATTGATCGAGGCGAATCGCGCCGCATCGGCATTGCGCTGAAACCTTTCCGGCCGAGGCGCCTGCCGGTGGGCTGAGGTGCGCCTGTGGAGCGCCGAGGAGCGCACTGCAGCCGGCTTCGCCTGCGAAGACAACCCACCGGCAGGCGCCCCGGCCCGCCCGCTATCTGGATTTCTTCCGCCGCGCAACCATCGCAGCCACGCGCGCATCGATCGAGGCGCGGTCGGCTTGCGAGTTGTTCTCGATCGAAAGACGGCGCTCCAGCGCCAGCGCTTCGTTCATGCCCAGCGCCGCGCCTTCGTCGAGCAGCCGCTTGTAGGCCTTGAGCGTTTCGGGAACGGCGGCGGCCATCTGGCGTGCGATCTCCTCGGCCTTGGGCATCAGCGCCTCGGGCTCGACGACATGGTTGACCATGCCCCAGTCGAGCGCTTCCTCTGCGCCGAGGTAGCGCCCGGTGAACGCGAGCTCCTTCGCGCGCGCGAGGCCGATGACCCGCGCCATGCGAACCGATCCGCCCCAGCCCGGCAGCAGGCCGACATGCGCGTGCGTATCGGCGAAGCGCGCCTGCGTCGATGCCACGAGCAGATCGCATGAGAGCGCGATCTCGAGCCCGCCGGTCATCGCGAGCCCGTTGATCGCACCGATCACGGGACCGCTGAAGGCGCGAATGGCGCGCACCGGATCGTTGTCGTACGCGCCGGCGGCGATCTCGCCGGTCGCACCCCATTCGTCGAGGTCCATGCCGGCGGAGAAGGCACGGCCCGCGCCGGTAAGCACCAGCACGCGCACGCTGGGGTCCTGTTCAAGCGCCGCCAGCGCGTCGACGAACTCGCGGCGCAGCTCGTTCGACAGCGTGTTCAGTCTCTCGGGCCGGTTCAGCACCACGGTCGCGAAGCCGTCGTCGCTGCGCGCGATCTCCAGCGTGCGGTAGCGCGCGGGCTGCGAGTCTGCTTGGGCCATGCGGCTCACTGT
This region includes:
- a CDS encoding type II secretion system F family protein is translated as MMQDFTGNSLLTVVVLVFVAMLLLLEGLYLLWKSYKSPEARQLEKRLQALSGSRDNTPQAKILKERMLSEVPALERWLLRMPRARELDRLILQSGLNWTVSKLLLGCVALGVSGGMAAMVIGHQSEAFGLIAGGTLALAPFVYLSYRRSKRLKRLEQQLPEALDLMTRSLRAGHAFSSGLQMVGEEMAEPIASEFRIVHDEVNFGVSLQQAMANLTERVPITDLRYFVVAVLIQRESGGNLTEVLGNLSRLIRERLKLLAKVRVLSADARLSAWVLGLMPFLLAALMNWGNPKFMQPFWTDPIGLAIIKYMLTLMFIGALILSRIVRIRV
- a CDS encoding Flp family type IVb pilin; this encodes MRRQRQCTSAASRAFWTSVPVEVFNEEREVLARLIRQEEGAHVVEYALIIAMISIALVLALQPLIIGANFAGFIARFLACLTGVCA
- a CDS encoding AAA family ATPase, with product MKIAIISPNRAHLDNMSPVLSARGHTVLTFDGGKSRMRSVVEQEQPDLLLVDGMCCDANELVLVEHVTTHHPKTAIVLLCATHTPEFLLNSMRAGVREVLPSPAGPAALEAMVQRVAAKLAGSHGHAGGKLLAFMPCKGGSGATFLATNLGWQLAEHNSVLLVDLNLQFGDALSFVSDEKPKSTIADVAREFNRLDASFLAASAVKVTPSFSLLAAPEDPSMAMEVQPEHIDAILGLAVLTYDFVLLDMSRALDTLSIRALDRAHRIYPVLQAGLPGLRNARKLLGVFKSLGYAQDKIEPLINRFDKIGEIGAQEVRRSLGDAGHRLIADAPKEVAAAINRGVPLARLARSSPVVRDLGELVYALSPRQEVSPSLFNRLFGRA
- a CDS encoding type II secretion system F family protein, whose amino-acid sequence is MLVLSALVFLAVTLGFAGVYLWWAPTRAEQRLKAFSPPEKSQWTETVVKLVGPFAQLSSPTGDEEASPLRLKFLRAGIRHRDASLIYFGIKSVLPLLFGVMTFVLLRGFKQTEGMTLILWLLIAALFACYLPNAYLWLCARGRKREIFENFPDAADLMLVCVEAGLGLDAALTKVTDEIRIKSEALAQELHWTNLEMRAGSARDKALRNLALRTGVEEIGTFATMLTQADKFGTSIGESLRVFSDDLRHKRQMRAEELAAKVPTKMLFPLVVCVFPSIIMVVIGPAAIQVVRTLLPMLGGGLR
- a CDS encoding CpaF family protein, which translates into the protein MSLREKLNVVAAESAARPMLHVASDEAANAGTSDAYKALKSRLHLKLLEKFDLAALDTLTPEALRNEIATMVGRLVLEEQAAVNDLESRTLIRDIQHEMLGFGPIEVLMADPTVSDILVNRFDQIYVERRGRLELTSIAFTDEKHLLRIIDKIVSRIGRRIDESSPMVDARLPDGSRVNAVIQPIALDGAMMSIRRFAHKPLKMQNLVEDLKSLTPQMAQMLEALSKSKVNMIISGGTGAGKTTLLNILSGYIPEAERVVTIEDAAELQMQQPHVVRLETRPANIEGRGEITQRALVRNALRMRPDRIVIGEVRGAEAVDMLQAMNTGHEGSLTTIHANNPRDALSRLENMIGMANLNLPHRAARQQIASAITVVIQALRMTDGKRKITSIQEITGMEGEVITMQEIFAYRQTGVGPEGQVEGYFHATGVRPKFADRLRAFGVPLPDEIFDPAKRYQ
- a CDS encoding TadE/TadG family type IV pilus assembly protein, producing the protein MHRQSGATTVEFALGLIVFLMLLLGITDFARMLFTWGAANEATRAGARYAVVCDDTGNQAQVLARMQALLPQITTINLAWIPAGCNAATCEGVTVTITGLDYQWISPIAGAAALAPIPMPTFSTFLPREIMRQDPNSPAICS
- a CDS encoding TadE/TadG family type IV pilus assembly protein, encoding MPKLASFQRQRGAFIVTAALFLLFLLGFMGIALDLGHLFVVQTELQTALDSCALAAAQELDGQPTALDRARSAGKTSGNLNRVNMQSTAWDGQGQLVDASITFRDSAYVPTTVPAVARYAQCQHTQSNVNMWLLKMMGAFTGDATAYPPTGNVGAMAVATRASAQTTCPVPLALKPKPTGTAPNYGFAVGEWVTLINAQNAAAGGEIGWANLDGSNNAAETEAELNGHCGTKVGDTLGTPGVQTSVADAWNYRFGIYKNSGSPASTVGNPDYTGYAYTATNWPAKQSAYDGPAPGAASPTAQNFLTKRQSFASCADTGTKVNGANSCESITGLSLNSFQNLAAPGNTTGGHKQYGRSRRIVTVPVINAANGVIDYACMFMLQPLSIPMTNVQLEFRGNASATNSPCTTSGLAGGAAGPLVPVLVR
- a CDS encoding Flp family type IVb pilin, with the translated sequence MNAIGKSLRGLAIEEDGAQVVEYALIIAVVSIALVIALSAIAGGANNPFATFIARVTTCLTNTTPGSCV
- a CDS encoding TadE/TadG family type IV pilus assembly protein, with translation MALVELALITPLLLLLTFTTTEFGRAFYEYNAVTKSTRDAVRYLSFQTPGTKINEARNLIVYGNPAGSGTPLVRGLTLANVPVASCCTWQTAGTNPVVNTVTVRVTNFTFHSLFAGVFGTVFANANGDIVFSDITATMRAAT